One Tolypothrix bouteillei VB521301 DNA window includes the following coding sequences:
- the mntA gene encoding type VII toxin-antitoxin system MntA family adenylyltransferase antitoxin: MSTPTLEELEKLARQLPEKIPYLKLLILFGSRATGKTHAQSDWDFAVLFNEEERKIHIKDNNWGWFEVPLILGKTFGIAPEKIDVVELNNSSWLVAHFIARDGILLYEKDPGGYEYFRSTSLRPESEMKKFRQEQRQLIEMALKKWGL; the protein is encoded by the coding sequence ATGAGTACACCAACACTTGAAGAACTCGAGAAACTTGCTCGACAACTTCCTGAAAAAATTCCTTATCTCAAATTGTTAATTTTATTTGGCTCTAGAGCTACTGGCAAAACCCATGCTCAAAGTGACTGGGATTTTGCCGTACTTTTTAATGAAGAAGAGCGAAAAATACATATTAAGGATAATAATTGGGGCTGGTTTGAAGTTCCTCTCATTCTTGGGAAAACTTTTGGAATAGCTCCCGAAAAAATTGATGTAGTAGAACTTAATAATTCTTCCTGGTTAGTAGCACATTTTATAGCTCGTGATGGTATTCTGCTTTATGAGAAAGATCCAGGAGGATATGAATATTTCCGGAGCACTTCATTAAGACCAGAGTCAGAAATGAAAAAATTTCGCCAAGAGCAACGCCAGCTTATCGAAATGGCATTGAAAAAGTGGGGATTATGA
- a CDS encoding DUF433 domain-containing protein has protein sequence MTRDNLLSRISIDPNICFGKPRIRGHRIPVYLILDLLAGGETIEEILQEYPSIEREDVLACLAYGAEMSRDVFVEIPLSSKVQHEHECK, from the coding sequence ATGACCAGAGATAATTTGCTGTCAAGAATTTCCATTGACCCGAATATTTGTTTTGGCAAACCCCGTATTCGCGGACATCGCATCCCAGTTTATCTGATTCTCGATCTTTTGGCTGGTGGCGAGACTATTGAAGAAATTCTTCAGGAGTACCCCAGTATTGAACGAGAAGATGTGCTTGCGTGTCTTGCTTATGGTGCAGAAATGTCAAGGGATGTGTTTGTGGAAATTCCTTTGAGTTCAAAAGTTCAGCATGAACATGAGTGTAAATGA
- the hepT gene encoding type VII toxin-antitoxin system HepT family RNase toxin: MINIDWEVVLVRIRLVVKYCDTLEKFKSISLDEYLGDFSQQLIVERLLQLMVEAATDINKYLLLQLYEINPTTNFDSFSQAGQKGIITQNLADELAKSVGMRNILVHQYKDINSTIVFSAIPKALEQYRLYVQQVIAYCDSLET, translated from the coding sequence ATGATAAACATTGACTGGGAAGTCGTTTTAGTTAGAATTCGGTTGGTTGTAAAATATTGCGATACTTTAGAAAAGTTTAAATCGATTAGTCTTGATGAGTATTTGGGTGATTTTTCCCAGCAATTAATTGTTGAAAGGCTCTTACAACTCATGGTCGAAGCAGCAACAGATATTAATAAATATCTGTTGCTACAGTTATACGAAATTAATCCAACCACAAATTTTGATTCTTTTAGTCAGGCTGGACAAAAAGGCATCATTACTCAGAATTTAGCAGATGAACTGGCAAAATCAGTTGGAATGCGGAATATTTTAGTTCATCAGTATAAAGACATAAACAGCACAATAGTGTTTTCGGCTATTCCAAAGGCTTTGGAGCAGTATCGATTATACGTACAGCAAGTTATAGCGTATTGTGATTCATTAGAGACATAA
- a CDS encoding zinc ribbon domain-containing protein: protein METTTCPRCHQPVNSQSVTCPHCRVELKAYGHPGIPLHRATGGQYLCDTCTYNTDDSCTYPQRPYAQECILYQNINERQLELEQQKQSNSFGTTVQNWVRRNQAFLLLLALLFICFLIVLSRS, encoded by the coding sequence TTGGAAACTACAACTTGTCCCCGTTGCCATCAACCTGTTAACTCCCAATCTGTCACTTGTCCCCATTGTCGCGTCGAGTTAAAAGCTTACGGACATCCAGGGATTCCCCTGCACCGCGCCACTGGGGGGCAGTATCTCTGCGACACTTGTACGTACAATACTGATGACAGCTGCACTTATCCCCAGCGTCCTTACGCTCAAGAGTGCATTCTCTACCAAAATATAAATGAAAGGCAATTAGAGTTGGAGCAGCAGAAGCAATCTAACAGTTTTGGTACCACCGTTCAAAATTGGGTGAGACGCAATCAAGCTTTCCTACTGTTGCTGGCTTTATTGTTTATTTGTTTTCTTATTGTATTATCTAGGTCTTAA
- a CDS encoding FecR family protein, protein MTNARGCKLMFRKLLLLLVMSLWGSVVLPLPQKASAVTPLTLAVIQEFRNLVQLMPQNKPKRKARKLDAMIPGDGLSTGRAALAELRFNDGSIARIGQQAIFQFVPQTRNLKLSNGTALLLIPPGQGQTRVNTPNAAAAIRGSALFVRYDPQTDTTIVGALTNSGIQVQNKKASQNQKLKAGQLIVIVKERFQGLYDFDLRTFYETSNLVRGLNLTLKNGVPSLDPSLASIQAETAEAVATQQPLTGAGVIENPPILTTTTSSGDTSTRHNSDRIDNNVMRDRSPIENFPDTGQVVSNTGKRSNSQPGTQPGNNNPGNNPGNGNPGNGNPGNDKPVGNPGNGNPGNGNPGNDKPVGNPGNENPGNGNPGNGNPGNDKPVGNPGNENPGNGNPGNGNPGNGNPGNDKPVGNPGNENPGNGNPGNGNPGNDKPVGNPGNENPGNGNPGNGNPGNDKPVGNPGNENPGNGNPGNGNPGNGNPGNDKPVGNPGNENPGNGNPGNGNPGNGNPGNDKPVGNPGNENPGNGNPGNGNPGNGNPGNDKPVGNPGNENPGNGNPGNGNPGNGNPGNDKPVGNPGNENPGNGNPGNGNPGNGNPGNDKPVGNPGNENPGNGNPSDK, encoded by the coding sequence ATGACAAATGCCCGAGGCTGCAAACTTATGTTCCGCAAGTTGTTGCTACTGCTAGTAATGAGTTTATGGGGAAGTGTTGTTTTACCCTTACCACAGAAGGCAAGTGCTGTGACTCCTCTGACACTGGCTGTTATTCAGGAATTTCGGAATTTAGTGCAACTCATGCCACAAAACAAGCCGAAGCGAAAGGCACGCAAGTTAGATGCCATGATTCCTGGAGATGGCTTGTCTACTGGTAGGGCTGCTTTGGCAGAATTGCGCTTCAATGACGGTTCCATAGCGCGAATCGGACAGCAAGCTATCTTTCAGTTCGTACCACAAACACGAAACTTAAAACTTTCAAACGGGACGGCATTACTGCTGATTCCACCCGGACAAGGGCAAACAAGGGTAAATACACCAAATGCTGCTGCCGCAATTCGCGGTTCTGCACTGTTTGTACGCTACGATCCACAAACAGACACCACAATTGTGGGTGCATTAACAAATAGCGGTATTCAAGTTCAGAACAAGAAGGCTTCTCAAAATCAAAAGCTGAAAGCTGGGCAACTCATAGTTATAGTTAAAGAGAGGTTTCAGGGTTTATACGATTTTGACCTAAGAACTTTTTATGAAACAAGCAATTTAGTTCGGGGGCTAAATTTAACTCTTAAAAATGGTGTACCGAGCTTAGATCCTTCACTTGCTAGCATTCAAGCAGAAACGGCGGAGGCAGTCGCAACACAGCAGCCATTAACGGGTGCGGGTGTCATTGAAAATCCTCCTATCTTAACAACAACGACTTCTTCTGGTGATACCTCGACTCGTCATAACAGCGATCGCATTGACAACAATGTGATGAGAGATCGTTCTCCAATCGAGAACTTCCCAGACACAGGACAAGTTGTTTCAAATACTGGTAAACGGAGCAATTCTCAACCGGGTACTCAACCCGGTAACAACAATCCTGGCAATAATCCGGGGAACGGTAATCCCGGTAATGGCAACCCAGGAAATGACAAACCTGTTGGCAATCCAGGGAACGGTAATCCCGGTAATGGCAACCCAGGAAATGACAAACCTGTTGGCAATCCAGGGAACGAGAACCCAGGAAACGGTAATCCCGGTAATGGCAATCCAGGTAATGACAAACCTGTTGGCAATCCAGGGAATGAGAACCCAGGAAACGGTAATCCCGGTAATGGCAATCCAGGCAATGGCAATCCAGGTAATGACAAACCTGTTGGCAATCCAGGGAACGAGAACCCAGGGAACGGCAATCCCGGTAATGGCAATCCAGGCAATGACAAACCCGTAGGCAATCCCGGTAACGAAAACCCAGGGAACGGCAATCCAGGCAATGGCAATCCAGGTAATGACAAACCTGTTGGCAATCCCGGTAACGAAAACCCAGGGAACGGTAATCCGGGCAATGGTAATCCGGGCAATGGTAATCCAGGCAATGACAAACCCGTAGGCAATCCCGGTAACGAGAACCCAGGAAACGGTAATCCGGGCAATGGCAATCCGGGCAATGGCAATCCAGGCAATGACAAACCCGTAGGCAATCCCGGTAACGAGAACCCAGGGAACGGCAATCCGGGCAATGGTAATCCGGGCAATGGTAATCCAGGCAATGACAAACCCGTAGGCAATCCCGGTAACGAGAACCCAGGAAACGGCAATCCGGGCAATGGCAATCCGGGCAATGGCAATCCAGGCAATGACAAACCCGTAGGCAATCCCGGTAACGAGAACCCAGGGAACGGCAATCCGGGCAATGGTAATCCGGGCAATGGCAATCCAGGCAATGACAAACCCGTAGGCAATCCCGGTAACGAGAACCCAGGAAACGGCAATCCCAGCGACAAATAA
- a CDS encoding PDDEXK nuclease domain-containing protein, with amino-acid sequence MSKQISDDYKNLLIEVKQRIRSAQYEALKAVNKELIALYWDIGKMIITRQQGASWGKSVVEQLARDLQAEFPGISGFSARNIWNMRSFYVTYSQNEKLQPLVAQIGWTHNLVILEKCKDDLEREFYIRMTRKFGWTKNVLIHQLENKAYEKTLLNQTNFDKAIPEEIRDRAKLAVKDEYTFDFLELGDEYSERELEKEILKRVQPFLQEMGGMFAFIGSQYRLEIDDEEYFIDIVLYHRSLKCLVAVELKIGKFLPEYVGKMQFYLAALDDKVKLPDENPSIGIILCKSKNKTIVEYALKESNKPIGVATYQIVSTVPQELQHQLPAPEQVAKLLEGIE; translated from the coding sequence ATGAGTAAGCAGATTTCGGATGATTACAAAAACCTACTAATTGAAGTAAAACAACGCATTCGTTCTGCTCAATATGAAGCACTGAAAGCTGTCAACAAAGAACTTATTGCTCTGTACTGGGACATTGGCAAGATGATAATAACCCGTCAACAGGGGGCTAGTTGGGGAAAATCAGTGGTAGAACAGTTAGCAAGGGATTTGCAGGCAGAGTTTCCTGGAATTAGTGGCTTTTCTGCCCGTAATATTTGGAATATGCGGAGTTTTTATGTTACCTATAGCCAAAATGAAAAACTGCAACCATTGGTTGCACAAATTGGTTGGACTCACAATCTAGTGATTCTTGAAAAGTGTAAGGATGATTTGGAACGAGAGTTTTATATCAGAATGACTCGCAAGTTTGGTTGGACAAAGAACGTTTTAATTCATCAACTTGAAAATAAAGCTTACGAAAAAACTCTCCTCAATCAAACTAATTTTGATAAAGCCATACCAGAAGAAATACGCGATCGCGCAAAATTAGCAGTTAAGGATGAATACACATTTGACTTTCTAGAATTAGGTGATGAATACAGCGAGCGTGAGCTAGAAAAGGAAATTCTGAAAAGGGTGCAACCATTCTTACAAGAAATGGGAGGTATGTTTGCCTTTATTGGCAGTCAATATCGTTTGGAAATTGATGATGAAGAATACTTTATAGATATTGTGCTCTATCACCGTAGTTTGAAATGTTTGGTAGCAGTAGAACTAAAGATTGGTAAGTTTTTGCCTGAGTATGTTGGTAAGATGCAGTTTTACTTAGCTGCTTTGGATGACAAGGTAAAGCTACCTGATGAGAATCCGTCAATTGGCATTATTCTTTGTAAATCTAAAAATAAAACGATAGTTGAGTATGCACTTAAAGAATCAAATAAACCAATTGGTGTGGCAACTTATCAGATAGTTTCTACTGTACCTCAAGAACTTCAACACCAGCTTCCTGCTCCAGAGCAAGTTGCCAAGTTATTGGAGGGAATTGAATGA
- a CDS encoding EAL domain-containing protein gives MPKHEREKIRHLLILNDLKGQRTIPLKEATYSLGRDLRNAIVLSSRSVSRQHAILLRVTVPQTDQYCFRIIDGSFKGKRSTNGLFVNGTKCFSHDLQHGDVIEFGSNQAQAKYYVVSNLSEEAFSEYCEEKDIYKLISEQTSSANPFETVIGSSNQILEEATEVALARLASFPELNPNPIIETDLQGKITYLNPAAASKFPNLRDSQNNHPIAAGLSAMVQNWKGKSFVREVEVNGEVFEQSIHYLPESDLIRTFITRDITEQKQAEAELRQRDRLLQAVAEGTNYLLAELNYEISIDKALATLGEAAKVDRIFLFENHLHPQTQEIAVSLQFEWTHSNFDSFRSQWQNLPYDSCGLYRWYEALSSGQSISGLTKEFPETEQEHLVQSGIQSLLLVPLRLEDKFWGFLGLADCSCDRYWSKHEESALLTMAASISAAKLRQQVEEKIRYQALHDMLTGLPNRLLFDEILSKTLPNASRIGESLAVMFLDLDRFKTINDSLGHTLGDRLLIGVAQRLRESLRAGDTVARWGGDEFIILLPRIRSIDEVVLVARRILQALENPFELDGNELYISGSIGIALLNKDSPDAETLVKHADAALYKAKELGRNNHQFYAACLGAKTPNVLTLEKSLRHALERKELVVYYQPRVNILTGKITGMEALIRWQHPEMGLVAPNVFIPLAEESGLIIPIGEWVLRTACQQNKIWQEAGLPPVTMAVNLSLKQFRQPQLVETVATILKQTELEAQFLELEITESTAIEDIDFTRNVLQKLEEMGVHLSIDDFGTGHSSLSRLQLLPLHNLKIDGSFVKNLTTDVKVTHIIRAIVTLGRNLGLRLTAEGVEKEEELEFLKSVHCEDVQGFLFYRPLSAQKVTEILRNGVTG, from the coding sequence ATGCCAAAACATGAGAGGGAAAAAATACGCCACCTTTTGATTCTTAACGATCTGAAAGGACAGCGCACTATCCCCCTAAAGGAGGCAACATATTCTCTTGGGCGGGATTTAAGAAACGCTATTGTTCTTAGTTCTCGGTCGGTTTCCAGACAACACGCTATACTCTTGCGAGTCACTGTTCCACAAACTGACCAGTATTGTTTTCGGATTATTGATGGCAGTTTTAAGGGAAAGCGGAGTACTAACGGTCTGTTTGTAAATGGCACAAAATGTTTTTCGCACGATCTTCAACACGGCGATGTTATTGAGTTTGGTAGCAATCAAGCTCAAGCTAAGTACTACGTAGTTTCTAACTTATCTGAAGAAGCATTCTCTGAGTACTGTGAAGAAAAGGATATCTATAAACTCATATCAGAGCAAACAAGTTCTGCAAATCCTTTTGAAACCGTAATTGGTTCTTCCAATCAAATCCTTGAAGAAGCGACCGAGGTGGCTTTAGCCCGTTTGGCATCTTTTCCCGAACTGAATCCCAATCCGATTATTGAGACCGATTTACAAGGCAAGATAACTTATCTCAATCCAGCGGCTGCTTCTAAATTTCCCAATCTCAGAGACAGTCAAAACAATCATCCGATCGCCGCAGGGCTTTCTGCTATGGTCCAAAACTGGAAGGGGAAATCTTTTGTTCGGGAGGTAGAAGTGAACGGAGAAGTTTTTGAACAATCTATTCACTACTTACCTGAAAGCGATCTTATTAGAACTTTCATTACTAGAGATATTACCGAGCAAAAACAAGCAGAGGCAGAATTGCGCCAGCGCGATCGCTTATTGCAAGCCGTTGCAGAAGGTACCAATTATTTGCTAGCAGAATTAAACTATGAAATATCTATTGACAAAGCTTTAGCTACATTAGGTGAAGCCGCTAAAGTGGATCGGATTTTCTTATTCGAGAACCATTTGCATCCGCAAACTCAGGAAATAGCTGTGAGTTTGCAGTTTGAATGGACGCATTCCAACTTTGACTCTTTTCGCTCTCAGTGGCAAAATCTGCCTTACGATAGTTGCGGGCTGTATCGCTGGTATGAAGCTCTTTCTAGCGGACAATCTATTTCGGGATTGACAAAAGAATTTCCCGAAACCGAACAAGAACACCTCGTTCAAAGTGGCATTCAATCTTTGCTTCTAGTACCCCTGCGACTAGAAGACAAATTTTGGGGTTTTCTTGGATTAGCAGACTGTAGCTGCGATCGTTACTGGTCAAAGCATGAAGAATCTGCTCTCTTAACAATGGCAGCCAGTATTAGTGCAGCAAAACTCCGCCAGCAAGTAGAAGAAAAAATTCGCTACCAAGCACTGCACGATATGTTAACTGGTTTGCCAAATCGCTTGCTTTTTGACGAGATACTTTCCAAAACTCTACCCAATGCATCGCGGATTGGCGAAAGTTTAGCTGTGATGTTCCTTGATTTAGATCGTTTTAAAACTATCAATGATTCTTTAGGACACACACTAGGAGATCGACTTTTAATTGGTGTTGCTCAGAGACTCAGAGAGTCCTTAAGAGCAGGAGACACAGTTGCTCGTTGGGGAGGAGACGAATTCATCATTTTACTACCCCGAATTCGCTCTATTGATGAAGTTGTACTAGTCGCCCGGAGAATCCTGCAAGCTCTAGAAAACCCTTTCGAGCTTGACGGCAATGAACTATACATCAGTGGCAGTATTGGTATCGCCTTACTGAATAAAGACAGCCCCGATGCTGAAACTTTGGTAAAACACGCAGATGCAGCTTTGTATAAAGCAAAAGAACTCGGAAGAAACAATCACCAATTTTACGCTGCTTGTTTGGGCGCTAAAACGCCTAATGTTCTTACTTTAGAGAAAAGCTTGCGCCATGCCTTAGAACGGAAAGAACTAGTAGTATACTACCAACCGCGAGTTAATATCTTAACAGGGAAGATTACAGGAATGGAAGCTTTGATAAGGTGGCAGCACCCAGAAATGGGATTGGTCGCGCCTAATGTCTTCATTCCCCTTGCTGAAGAAAGTGGATTAATCATCCCCATTGGAGAATGGGTTTTGCGGACAGCTTGCCAGCAGAATAAAATTTGGCAAGAGGCGGGCTTACCTCCCGTCACCATGGCAGTGAATCTTTCCCTCAAACAATTCCGTCAGCCTCAATTGGTAGAAACAGTAGCGACGATCTTAAAACAGACGGAACTAGAGGCACAATTTTTAGAGTTAGAGATTACTGAATCGACCGCCATTGAAGATATTGATTTCACTAGGAACGTGCTACAGAAACTAGAGGAAATGGGAGTTCATCTTTCCATAGATGATTTTGGTACGGGTCATTCCTCTCTCTCCCGCCTGCAACTCTTACCACTTCACAACCTTAAAATTGATGGTTCTTTCGTGAAAAATTTAACAACAGATGTTAAAGTCACTCATATTATTAGGGCAATAGTCACTTTGGGACGCAATCTGGGCTTGAGATTAACCGCCGAAGGAGTAGAAAAAGAAGAGGAACTAGAGTTTTTGAAATCTGTCCACTGTGAGGATGTACAGGGATTCTTGTTCTACCGACCCCTTTCAGCTCAAAAAGTGACAGAAATTTTGCGGAATGGGGTTACGGGTTAG